Proteins from a genomic interval of Bradysia coprophila strain Holo2 chromosome X, BU_Bcop_v1, whole genome shotgun sequence:
- the LOC119081378 gene encoding uncharacterized protein LOC119081378, with product MPASGPVYQPTTVSYEIRPGLLSQTASASPLIIFKKPIRQIILLVFSLLAIAAGITMIVNGAVDYEDTEEHKEELELNASQAETRDIGIVIGGVLMTIVGFIGLGLYVVVADWRCSYVCPCILSKKQGLARQLQGQSGGQIMAALNPSTDPLVSHTQYAPVSELPRPDDEECRTLMPGDNKDCLSSAEESDRMLDPDPRIVLRPIGYVEDA from the exons ATGCCTGCTAGTGGTCCAGTTTATCAACCCACAACAGTTTCTTATGAAATCCGGCCGGGATTGCTTTCTCAAACCGCTTCAGCATCACcgttaattattttcaaaaaaccaATACGACAAATCATTTTGCTGGTTTTTTCACTACTCGCAATAGCAGCTG GTATTACAATGATTGTAAATGGAGCCGTTGACTATGAAGACACCGAAGAGCATAAAGAAGAGCTTGAACTGAATGCAAGTCAAGCGGAAACACGAGATATTGGCATCGTTATCGGTGGCGTTTTGATGACAATAGTCGGTTTCATCGGCCTGGGTCTGTATGTGGTGGTGGCCGATTGGAGATGCAGCTATGTGTGTCCGTGCATTTTGTCGAAGAAACAAGGACTTGCACGCCAATTACAAGGACAAAGTGGTGGACAAATAATGGCCGCATTGAATCCATCCACCGATCCACTGGTGTCGCACACACAGTACGCACCGGTGTCGGAATTGCCTCGGCCAGACGATGAGGAATGCCGAACGTTGATGCCTGGCGACAACAAAGATTG TTTAAGCAGCGCCGAAGAATCGGATAGAATGTTGGATCCAGATCCAAGAATTGTTCTGCGTCCGATCGGATATGTTGAAGATGCCTAA